In a genomic window of Paracoccaceae bacterium:
- a CDS encoding CCA tRNA nucleotidyltransferase, whose product MDRSDLTIIPPDTAWLKNAPLQSVCRAISIEGAKIYFVGGCVRDAILGVQGSDIDLATDATPHDVTRLARAADFKVVPTGIEHGTVTVIANGTGYEITTFRKDVKTHGRRAEVEFCADIASDAARRDFTLNALYATPQGEILDPLGTGVEDCLARRIKFIEDAGARIREDYLRILRYFRFHAWYADREQGFDADALDAVAQNAQGLESLSGERIGAEMRKLLSAPDPTRVVATMQQTGTLQRILPGSDSAMLFPVVHLEARLNAPPDWRLRLAALDGDAVSTRLRLSRRDAEVLDRLRAAMGDMMPVAEVAYRYGVEIASGALVLRAVLANQPLEPAALIPLETAAQAQFPVKAKDLMPGLSGKALGERLDALERHWVASDFQLTRDELMTLE is encoded by the coding sequence ATGGACCGATCAGATCTCACGATAATTCCACCAGACACGGCGTGGCTCAAGAATGCGCCCCTGCAATCTGTGTGTCGCGCAATCAGTATTGAGGGCGCAAAGATCTACTTTGTGGGCGGTTGTGTCCGGGATGCGATTTTGGGTGTGCAGGGCTCTGACATTGATCTGGCCACCGACGCGACACCGCATGACGTGACAAGACTGGCACGGGCAGCTGACTTCAAAGTAGTCCCAACCGGGATTGAGCATGGAACGGTCACGGTTATTGCCAACGGAACGGGGTATGAAATCACAACGTTTCGAAAGGACGTGAAGACACATGGCCGTCGCGCCGAAGTGGAATTTTGTGCCGATATCGCATCAGACGCAGCTCGACGGGATTTCACGCTTAACGCATTATACGCAACGCCGCAGGGGGAAATCTTGGATCCATTGGGAACCGGTGTTGAAGACTGTCTGGCAAGGCGCATCAAGTTCATTGAAGATGCCGGCGCGCGTATTCGCGAGGATTACCTGCGCATTCTGAGGTATTTTCGGTTCCATGCCTGGTATGCCGACCGTGAACAAGGGTTTGACGCGGATGCTTTGGATGCCGTCGCGCAGAACGCGCAAGGGTTGGAGAGTCTGTCCGGCGAAAGAATCGGTGCGGAGATGCGCAAACTGCTCTCCGCTCCGGATCCAACGCGGGTCGTCGCGACGATGCAGCAGACAGGCACTTTGCAGCGCATACTGCCGGGAAGTGACAGCGCGATGTTGTTTCCAGTTGTCCATCTAGAGGCGCGTTTGAATGCCCCTCCGGATTGGCGTCTGCGTTTGGCAGCCTTGGATGGCGACGCCGTCAGCACTCGTTTGCGGTTGAGTCGCCGAGACGCAGAGGTGCTGGACAGACTGCGCGCGGCTATGGGCGATATGATGCCTGTTGCCGAAGTTGCCTATCGCTATGGCGTCGAAATTGCCAGCGGCGCGCTTGTCCTGCGGGCCGTTTTGGCAAATCAACCACTGGAGCCGGCAGCACTCATTCCCTTGGAAACAGCAGCACAAGCGCAGTTTCCAGTGAAGGCCAAAGACCTGATGCCGGGTCTCAGTGGTAAGGCGCTGGGCGAGCGTTTGGACGCGCTTGAACGGCATTGGGTGGCCTCGGATTTTCAGCTCACACGAGATGAGTTGATGACACTTGAATGA
- a CDS encoding ABC transporter ATP-binding protein, with the protein MFRFFEQLVDPYTAYSDTDNPPQKLWPFLWQFSQPFKAVFFWAGLMSIIVAAIEVGLIYYMGRVVDLLEGDPAAFWDAYGLELGLAALFILLVRPLLQALDVALLNNTILPNFGTLIRWRAHRQVLRQSVGWFENDFAGRVANRIMQTPPAAGEVVFQVFDAISFSLAYLLGAAILLSTSDPRLLLPLLGWFGLYLLLLRWTVKRVGPASQAASNARSLVTGRVVDAYTNIHSVKMFAHHEQELEYAKEAIEETRVTFQKEMRIFTVMDVTLVALNGMLIIGVVGWAILLWSQGSASVGVVAAATALSLRLNAMTGWIMWALTTFFRELGVVAEGMETIAQPITLTDSADAKPLHLTQGTIEIKQLSHHYGRDSGGLDRINLTIRRGEKIGLVGRSGAGKSTLVKLLLRFYDPEGGQILIDGQDITKVQQDSLRSAIGMVQQDSSLLHRSVRDNIRYGRTDASESDVFAAAKQGQAHEFILDLEDPEGRRGYEAQVGERGVKLSGGQRQRVTLARVILKDAPILLLDEATSALDSEVEAAIQDTLYGMMEGKTVIAIAHRLSTIAQMDRILVLDQGRIVEDGSHDALLARSGLYAQFWARQSGGFLTIEEAS; encoded by the coding sequence ATGTTCCGTTTTTTCGAACAACTTGTTGACCCCTATACCGCCTATTCGGACACGGATAATCCGCCGCAAAAATTGTGGCCGTTTCTTTGGCAATTCTCTCAGCCGTTCAAAGCGGTCTTTTTCTGGGCGGGTTTGATGTCCATCATCGTGGCCGCGATTGAGGTTGGTCTGATCTATTACATGGGCCGGGTTGTGGATCTTTTGGAAGGTGATCCGGCGGCTTTTTGGGACGCATACGGACTGGAGCTGGGGCTTGCCGCGCTCTTCATCTTGCTTGTTCGACCGCTGCTGCAAGCACTCGACGTGGCACTCCTCAACAACACCATCTTACCCAATTTCGGGACACTGATCCGGTGGCGCGCGCATCGGCAGGTTTTGCGGCAATCAGTCGGTTGGTTCGAGAATGATTTCGCTGGTCGTGTGGCCAATCGGATCATGCAGACACCGCCAGCAGCGGGTGAAGTTGTGTTTCAGGTCTTCGATGCCATCTCGTTTTCGTTGGCGTATTTGCTGGGGGCAGCGATTTTGCTGTCGACTTCGGATCCGCGGTTGCTGTTGCCGTTGCTTGGGTGGTTCGGTCTGTATCTGCTCCTGTTGCGATGGACAGTGAAACGCGTTGGGCCCGCGTCACAAGCGGCGTCAAATGCGCGCTCGCTGGTGACCGGCCGGGTGGTTGATGCCTACACGAATATTCATTCCGTCAAGATGTTCGCGCATCATGAACAGGAACTCGAGTATGCCAAAGAGGCCATCGAAGAGACACGCGTCACTTTTCAGAAGGAAATGCGCATTTTCACGGTGATGGACGTGACCCTTGTGGCGCTCAACGGGATGCTGATCATTGGCGTGGTGGGTTGGGCAATCCTATTGTGGTCTCAGGGGTCGGCCAGCGTCGGTGTCGTCGCGGCAGCCACGGCTCTCAGTCTGCGCCTGAATGCGATGACGGGGTGGATCATGTGGGCGCTGACCACGTTTTTCCGAGAATTAGGCGTTGTGGCAGAAGGCATGGAGACCATCGCGCAGCCCATCACCCTGACCGATTCTGCTGATGCAAAGCCATTGCATCTGACGCAAGGCACCATTGAGATTAAACAATTGTCTCACCACTATGGGCGTGACTCGGGCGGATTGGATCGGATCAATCTGACGATCCGGCGGGGAGAAAAAATTGGTCTGGTTGGTCGTTCCGGGGCGGGGAAGTCCACGCTTGTTAAACTGTTGTTGCGGTTTTACGACCCCGAAGGCGGTCAGATCCTGATCGATGGGCAAGACATCACAAAGGTCCAGCAGGATAGTCTGCGGTCCGCCATTGGTATGGTGCAACAGGACAGTTCGCTTTTGCACAGATCTGTACGAGACAACATTCGTTATGGTCGAACTGATGCCAGCGAGTCGGATGTTTTTGCGGCTGCGAAACAGGGGCAAGCGCATGAGTTTATCCTGGACCTTGAAGACCCTGAAGGACGCAGAGGATACGAGGCCCAGGTTGGTGAACGTGGCGTGAAACTCTCTGGCGGACAGCGCCAGCGGGTAACGTTGGCGCGGGTGATACTGAAGGACGCACCGATCTTGCTGCTGGATGAGGCGACCAGCGCGCTTGATAGTGAAGTTGAGGCGGCCATTCAGGATACACTCTATGGGATGATGGAGGGAAAAACCGTGATCGCCATCGCGCACCGGCTTTCCACGATCGCACAGATGGACCGGATTCTTGTGCTGGATCAGGGGCGCATCGTTGAAGATGGCAGCCATGACGCGCTTTTGGCCCGGAGTGGACTATATGCTCAGTTCTGGGCCCGGCAGTCGGGCGGATTTTTAACCATCGAGGAGGCGTCGTGA
- a CDS encoding ABC transporter ATP-binding protein, producing MRISDWIDAFRSAEGPPPETLGGFMRWCLSGSWPALWLAASFSAAAGAMEAGTALILGMVIDATARTGPEQFFQGENLVVIGGAIGFFLIARPLLFGLSASANAIIVQPNVNPLVLSRLHRWTLGQTVGFFDDDFAGRIAQKQMQAARAVTDVVSEAINVVAFALASLVGSVLLLFAIDWRVALGFAVWLVAYFAMINWFLPRIRKRAAGRAGARALVSGQVVDTITNIKTVKLFAHAEHEDRAALGAMQAFRFRALEFGYLAAGFRFALMTLAGVLPVLLLGGTIMLWQAGQASQGDIVAAGAVAIRIAQMTGWVSFTLMAIYSNIGEIEDGIRTLTPRNRVEDDADACDLIVPNGEILLRNLGFAYGRDKGGVRGIDLKVHAGEKIGIVGASGVGKSTLVALLLRLYDAEEGAIEIDGQNITKVSQESLRRNIGMVTQETAMFNRSASDNIMYGRPDATPEEVVAAARKAEAHDFILDLVDHRGRTGYDAHLGERGVKLSGGQRQRIALARAILKDAPILVLDEATSALDSEVEASIQAALERVMEGKTVLAIAHRLSTLTEMDRIIVMDDGQIVENGNHDTLLAQGGRYAQYWERQSGGFIRTQAAE from the coding sequence GTGAGAATATCTGACTGGATCGACGCTTTTCGTTCCGCAGAAGGCCCGCCGCCTGAGACATTGGGCGGTTTCATGCGCTGGTGTCTTTCCGGATCATGGCCTGCGCTTTGGCTGGCTGCCTCTTTCTCCGCGGCGGCGGGGGCGATGGAGGCCGGCACGGCGCTGATCCTCGGGATGGTCATCGACGCAACTGCGAGAACAGGACCAGAGCAGTTTTTTCAGGGTGAGAATTTGGTCGTCATAGGCGGCGCGATCGGGTTCTTTCTCATCGCGCGGCCCCTGTTGTTTGGACTGTCTGCTTCTGCCAATGCGATCATCGTGCAACCCAACGTAAACCCGCTTGTGTTATCGCGACTGCACCGCTGGACTCTGGGTCAGACCGTTGGATTTTTTGACGATGATTTCGCGGGCCGGATTGCGCAAAAACAGATGCAGGCCGCGCGCGCTGTCACCGATGTCGTATCCGAAGCGATCAATGTGGTGGCCTTCGCCCTCGCGTCGCTGGTTGGATCGGTCCTTTTGTTGTTTGCAATCGATTGGCGGGTTGCGTTGGGTTTTGCGGTCTGGCTGGTGGCCTATTTCGCAATGATCAACTGGTTTTTGCCGCGGATCCGCAAACGGGCAGCCGGACGTGCCGGCGCGCGCGCGCTGGTGTCTGGCCAGGTGGTCGACACAATTACCAACATCAAGACAGTTAAGCTTTTTGCCCATGCCGAACATGAAGACCGCGCGGCACTGGGTGCAATGCAGGCGTTCCGATTCCGTGCTTTGGAATTTGGGTACCTGGCGGCGGGGTTTCGATTCGCATTGATGACCTTGGCGGGTGTGTTACCGGTTTTGCTGTTGGGTGGCACGATCATGCTGTGGCAGGCCGGGCAGGCATCGCAAGGGGATATTGTGGCAGCCGGTGCGGTAGCGATCCGGATCGCTCAAATGACAGGCTGGGTCAGTTTCACACTCATGGCGATTTACTCCAATATCGGTGAGATCGAAGATGGTATTCGTACCCTGACGCCCCGCAACCGTGTCGAGGATGACGCAGACGCCTGCGACCTCATAGTTCCGAATGGTGAGATTCTGCTGCGCAACCTCGGGTTTGCTTACGGGCGGGATAAGGGCGGTGTTCGGGGCATCGATCTGAAAGTCCACGCTGGTGAAAAAATTGGCATTGTCGGCGCGTCTGGTGTTGGTAAGTCCACGTTGGTTGCATTGCTTTTACGGCTTTATGATGCGGAGGAGGGCGCGATAGAGATCGACGGGCAAAACATTACCAAGGTCTCCCAGGAAAGCCTTCGGCGCAATATCGGGATGGTGACGCAGGAGACCGCGATGTTCAACCGATCTGCCAGTGACAACATCATGTATGGTCGTCCGGATGCAACACCTGAGGAGGTCGTGGCTGCTGCTCGGAAAGCCGAGGCCCATGATTTCATCCTTGATCTGGTCGATCATAGAGGCCGCACAGGATATGATGCTCATCTGGGCGAAAGGGGTGTCAAACTGTCGGGTGGGCAACGCCAACGCATCGCCCTGGCGCGTGCCATTCTGAAAGATGCGCCAATTTTAGTGTTGGATGAGGCGACCAGTGCTTTGGACAGCGAGGTCGAGGCATCGATTCAAGCCGCACTTGAGCGTGTCATGGAAGGCAAAACGGTTCTCGCAATTGCGCATCGCCTTTCGACGCTGACCGAGATGGACCGCATCATTGTAATGGATGACGGTCAAATCGTGGAAAACGGCAATCACGATACACTCCTGGCGCAGGGCGGGCGCTATGCACAGTATTGGGAACGCCAGTCGGGTGGCTTCATCAGAACGCAAGCCGCAGAATAA
- a CDS encoding class I SAM-dependent RNA methyltransferase, whose product MTEITIQRLGLQGDGVADGPVYVPLSLPGEIVEGTVVGTTLRDAKIVRPSDRRVTAPCRHFKSCGGCQLQHADDAFVAEWKVDVVRTALHAHGLDADFRPIVTSPARSRRRAGFAARRTKKGAMVGFHGRASDTIVPIPDCTLLDPALLKGIPAVEALAVIGASRKTALSVMITNTTNGLDVAITQGKPLDGPLRQHLATVCHQFRLARLTWTGEVVAMRAPPVHMIDGVPVTPPPGAFLQATAHGETALINAVCDITQNARRVLDLFSGCGTFSIPMSRHAAVHAIEGDHDMTDALDQAWRKAQGLKTITSETRDLFRRPLLPDEMSKVQAIVLDPPRAGAEAQVAEIAKSRVPRIAYVSCSPASFARDAQKLVNAGFSLDWIQVVDQFRWSAHVELVASFTAAHMPG is encoded by the coding sequence ATGACAGAGATAACAATTCAACGACTTGGGCTGCAGGGCGACGGCGTTGCGGACGGGCCGGTCTATGTACCATTGAGCCTTCCGGGCGAAATCGTTGAGGGCACGGTTGTGGGTACAACTCTGCGAGACGCCAAGATCGTTCGGCCGTCTGATCGTCGCGTTACTGCGCCGTGTCGCCATTTCAAATCCTGCGGTGGATGCCAGTTGCAACATGCGGATGACGCGTTTGTTGCGGAATGGAAGGTGGATGTGGTGCGAACCGCCCTGCATGCGCATGGGTTGGATGCTGATTTCCGGCCAATCGTGACGTCCCCGGCTCGATCGCGCAGACGCGCGGGTTTTGCAGCCAGGCGCACGAAAAAGGGCGCGATGGTTGGGTTTCATGGGCGCGCTTCCGACACCATTGTGCCAATCCCGGATTGTACTCTGCTTGATCCGGCGCTCTTGAAGGGTATACCCGCAGTTGAAGCACTCGCGGTGATCGGGGCCAGCCGAAAAACCGCTCTGTCGGTGATGATCACAAACACCACAAACGGCCTTGATGTGGCAATAACCCAGGGCAAGCCTTTGGACGGTCCGCTGCGGCAGCACTTGGCAACGGTGTGTCACCAGTTCCGGTTGGCGCGGTTAACCTGGACTGGCGAGGTGGTTGCGATGCGTGCGCCCCCCGTGCACATGATTGACGGTGTGCCGGTCACTCCGCCGCCGGGAGCATTTTTGCAAGCAACGGCGCATGGTGAAACGGCACTGATCAATGCCGTTTGTGACATCACACAGAACGCCCGCCGCGTCCTTGATCTCTTTTCAGGCTGCGGCACTTTTTCGATACCGATGTCGCGTCATGCAGCAGTCCATGCCATCGAAGGCGATCACGACATGACGGATGCGCTGGATCAAGCATGGCGTAAAGCGCAAGGCCTAAAGACGATAACCAGCGAAACCCGGGACCTTTTTCGGCGCCCGCTCTTGCCCGATGAAATGAGCAAAGTGCAGGCCATCGTGCTAGATCCGCCGCGGGCAGGTGCCGAGGCACAGGTCGCAGAAATCGCAAAATCGCGAGTCCCTAGAATCGCTTATGTCTCGTGTAGTCCGGCGAGTTTTGCGCGCGATGCACAAAAGCTCGTAAACGCTGGGTTTTCCCTCGATTGGATTCAGGTTGTCGACCAATTCCGGTGGTCAGCACATGTGGAACTTGTCGCCAGCTTCACCGCTGCCCATATGCCCGGATAA
- a CDS encoding ion transporter, translating into MTLREKLDVWLDQTWVTNLVMAVIMFNAIILGMETSPELMAYAGGLIVALDIACLGFFVAEIMLKIFARGGRFFKSGWNLFDLAIVAAALVPGSQTMSVLRALRILRVLRVISVAPRLRRVVEGFVTALPGMASVFVLMAIIFYIGAVIATKLFAQSFPEWFGSLPMSGYTLFQIMTLESWSMGIVRPVMEVYPYAWAFFVPFIMITTFAVVNLLVGLIVNSMQDAHQEEAGAVTDAYRDEVLTRLIAIEKQLEKKSNS; encoded by the coding sequence ATGACGCTGCGCGAAAAACTGGACGTTTGGCTGGACCAAACCTGGGTGACCAACCTCGTGATGGCGGTCATTATGTTCAACGCGATTATTTTGGGTATGGAAACCTCGCCTGAACTTATGGCGTATGCAGGCGGTTTGATCGTGGCCCTGGACATTGCATGTCTTGGGTTTTTTGTCGCCGAAATCATGCTGAAAATCTTTGCACGCGGGGGGCGGTTTTTCAAAAGCGGCTGGAACCTGTTTGATCTGGCGATTGTCGCTGCGGCTTTGGTGCCGGGTTCACAAACCATGTCCGTGCTGCGAGCCCTGCGTATCCTGCGGGTACTTCGGGTCATTTCGGTGGCCCCGCGTTTGCGCCGCGTGGTCGAGGGATTCGTCACCGCATTGCCGGGCATGGCCAGTGTTTTCGTTTTGATGGCAATCATTTTCTATATCGGCGCGGTGATCGCCACAAAGCTGTTTGCGCAGAGTTTTCCAGAGTGGTTTGGATCCCTGCCGATGAGTGGGTACACGCTGTTTCAAATCATGACCTTGGAAAGCTGGTCCATGGGAATCGTTCGCCCGGTGATGGAGGTCTATCCCTATGCCTGGGCATTTTTCGTTCCCTTCATCATGATCACTACCTTTGCCGTGGTGAACCTCTTGGTGGGTTTGATCGTGAATTCGATGCAGGATGCGCATCAGGAAGAGGCAGGAGCGGTTACGGATGCTTATCGTGACGAAGTATTGACCCGCCTGATTGCGATTGAGAAACAATTGGAAAAAAAATCCAATTCCTGA
- a CDS encoding L,D-transpeptidase family protein, whose translation MRRRDLILSSAAAVALSGCSGSSKFRRYDGPEVTFLVVNKDARKMHLLHHQSLLKSYDIHLGFAPVGHKQFEGDGRTPEGVYRIDRRNPNSDFHLSLGISYPNVNDVAAAKAMGKSAGGDIFIHGQKNPFKSDSKDWTWGCIAVSNDEIEEIYAMVRDNTLIALNP comes from the coding sequence ATGCGTCGCAGAGACTTGATATTATCCTCCGCAGCCGCCGTTGCGTTGAGCGGATGTTCGGGCAGCTCCAAGTTCCGTCGATATGACGGACCGGAGGTGACTTTTCTGGTGGTCAACAAAGATGCCCGCAAGATGCATTTGCTTCACCATCAATCGCTGCTCAAGAGCTATGATATCCATCTGGGTTTCGCACCAGTGGGGCACAAGCAGTTCGAGGGTGATGGCCGAACACCAGAAGGCGTATATCGGATTGATCGTCGTAACCCAAATTCTGATTTTCATCTCTCGCTGGGCATCTCATATCCAAACGTAAATGATGTTGCGGCTGCTAAGGCCATGGGCAAATCCGCGGGCGGCGACATTTTTATCCACGGCCAGAAGAACCCTTTTAAATCAGATTCAAAAGACTGGACTTGGGGTTGTATTGCAGTTTCCAACGATGAGATCGAAGAGATTTACGCAATGGTGCGTGACAATACACTGATTGCGTTGAACCCTTAA
- a CDS encoding CAP domain-containing protein produces the protein MRLFSILLALGLALAACAPSSSFNDSSGKIYRIGRGDTGKIQFRMLDAINSLRSASGQAPLEMDSKLNAAAATHSRDMSVQNRPWHFGSDGSSPIDRIQRVGYNGRLVGENISETYESELETLGAWMEKPDTQRVILSPDATQMGFAWFQESNGKIWWTLVTGRPASAFSTGPV, from the coding sequence ATGCGGCTGTTTTCGATTCTTCTCGCATTGGGGCTGGCGCTGGCGGCCTGTGCGCCGTCTTCCAGCTTCAACGACAGCTCGGGTAAAATATACCGAATCGGTCGCGGTGACACAGGTAAAATCCAGTTCCGGATGTTGGATGCCATCAATTCACTGCGCAGTGCGTCCGGTCAGGCACCATTGGAAATGGACTCTAAGCTGAACGCGGCAGCGGCAACGCACTCTCGCGATATGTCGGTCCAAAACCGGCCATGGCACTTTGGTTCAGACGGTTCTTCTCCGATCGACCGGATACAACGTGTTGGATATAACGGACGCCTGGTAGGTGAAAACATATCCGAAACCTACGAATCGGAACTTGAGACACTTGGGGCGTGGATGGAGAAACCCGACACCCAGCGTGTCATCCTGTCGCCGGATGCAACGCAAATGGGATTTGCCTGGTTTCAGGAATCAAACGGTAAAATCTGGTGGACACTCGTGACAGGCCGCCCTGCTTCCGCTTTCAGCACTGGTCCGGTTTAA
- a CDS encoding L,D-transpeptidase has protein sequence MSEKPFELTSRRTFLAGSAAMLATPAIAQDASSVNSSATTEGERDLNEVVPRNISSFRSLDWQPYFSDLRNGAILVDIDSRALHYWAEDESFYKLYPSSVPLTEELTRRGRTRVTQKVEGPSWRPTPSMLKRNPEWPAYIGPGPDNPLGTHALYLSWTYYRIHGTHDTRKIGRQSSNGCIGLYNEHISELFALSKVGTQVLLI, from the coding sequence ATGTCAGAGAAACCTTTCGAATTAACAAGTCGCCGCACTTTCCTCGCTGGCAGTGCTGCCATGCTTGCAACGCCTGCAATTGCGCAAGATGCGTCATCAGTGAACTCATCCGCAACAACCGAAGGCGAACGCGACCTGAATGAAGTGGTGCCGCGCAATATTTCCAGTTTCCGCTCGTTGGACTGGCAACCCTATTTTTCAGACCTGCGAAACGGCGCTATTCTTGTCGACATAGACAGTCGTGCCCTGCACTATTGGGCGGAAGATGAAAGCTTTTACAAACTATACCCGTCAAGTGTACCGTTGACAGAAGAACTCACGCGACGTGGACGCACCAGAGTGACACAAAAGGTCGAAGGTCCAAGTTGGCGCCCGACACCATCTATGCTCAAGCGCAATCCAGAGTGGCCAGCCTATATTGGGCCAGGGCCAGATAATCCATTGGGAACGCACGCGTTGTACCTGAGCTGGACCTATTATCGTATCCATGGGACGCATGACACACGCAAAATCGGGCGGCAGTCTTCGAATGGCTGCATCGGTCTCTACAATGAGCATATCTCAGAGCTATTCGCGCTTTCGAAGGTCGGAACACAAGTGTTGCTAATTTGA
- the hemH gene encoding ferrochelatase, with amino-acid sequence MLDSSASATVNIRPAHAKDDHPAIAKPKIGILLANLGTPDNYDYWSMRRYLNEFLSDRRVIDYSPWIWQPLLQLIILTKRPFSSGAAYKSIWNEAEGESPLMTITKAQTASIKSEMHKRHGDSVMVDFCMRYGNPSTRSKVAEMTAAGCRKILFFPLYPHYAGATSATANDEFFRSLIYEKWQPVTRTVEPYFDRPDYIEALAQSIERAYARAEKRPDILVCSYHGVPIRYLMEGDPYHCQCQKTTRLLKERLGWQDTEICTTFQSKFGPEEWLQPYTVEEVARLAEAGKKNIAVCAPAFSADCIETLEEINEEIKESFEEAGGEDFTYIACLNDDEAHITALSNVIDDNLEGWIT; translated from the coding sequence ATGCTGGACAGCAGCGCCTCTGCCACCGTGAACATTCGCCCGGCACACGCCAAGGACGATCATCCGGCAATTGCAAAACCAAAGATCGGGATCTTGCTGGCGAACCTCGGGACCCCTGACAATTACGATTACTGGTCGATGCGGCGCTACCTGAACGAATTCCTGTCAGACCGCCGCGTTATTGATTACAGTCCCTGGATCTGGCAGCCGCTGTTGCAGTTGATTATTCTGACCAAACGGCCTTTTTCCAGCGGTGCGGCCTATAAATCCATTTGGAATGAGGCTGAAGGCGAAAGCCCCTTGATGACCATCACAAAGGCGCAAACCGCCAGCATCAAAAGTGAGATGCACAAGCGGCATGGCGACAGTGTCATGGTCGATTTCTGCATGCGTTATGGCAATCCGTCGACACGTTCCAAAGTCGCTGAAATGACCGCTGCGGGATGCCGTAAGATATTGTTTTTCCCCCTTTATCCGCACTATGCTGGTGCAACTTCAGCGACTGCGAATGACGAGTTCTTTCGGTCACTAATTTACGAAAAGTGGCAGCCTGTGACCCGCACCGTAGAACCCTATTTTGATCGTCCCGACTATATCGAGGCTTTAGCACAATCCATCGAACGCGCCTATGCGCGGGCCGAAAAAAGACCGGACATCTTAGTGTGTTCCTATCACGGAGTTCCCATTCGATACCTTATGGAGGGAGATCCCTACCATTGTCAGTGCCAGAAAACGACGCGTCTGCTCAAGGAACGGCTGGGATGGCAAGACACCGAAATATGCACGACTTTCCAGTCCAAATTCGGACCTGAAGAGTGGCTGCAACCCTATACCGTGGAGGAAGTAGCCCGCTTGGCAGAAGCGGGTAAAAAGAACATTGCGGTCTGTGCGCCGGCTTTTTCCGCTGACTGCATTGAAACACTCGAAGAGATAAACGAGGAAATCAAAGAAAGCTTTGAAGAGGCTGGCGGTGAGGATTTTACGTATATCGCTTGCCTCAACGACGACGAGGCCCATATCACGGCGTTATCGAACGTAATTGACGACAATCTAGAGGGCTGGATCACATAA
- a CDS encoding SAM-dependent methyltransferase has translation MTTPNALTDLNMLRLHRARASAFFLQEAAADEVQDRLLLVNRPFTKPAIVTPFPQVWASRMPDATFCPDGHILDLSTDAHDLIIHAMGLHWANDPVGQLIQCRHALKSDGLLIVATLGGQTLEELRSCLGQAEIALTGGLSPRVVPMGEIRDLGALLQRAGLALPVADVFSLTVEYNDMWHLMRDLRAMGESNALQARQRRYTSRQVFEQASQHYSEHFAASEERIKATFEMVFLTGWAPDDSQQKPLRPGSAKQRLADALAVPETPLSD, from the coding sequence ATGACCACACCCAATGCTTTGACAGATTTAAATATGCTGCGGCTGCATCGCGCGCGCGCCTCTGCTTTCTTTTTGCAGGAAGCCGCGGCAGACGAAGTGCAAGATCGTCTATTGTTGGTTAACAGGCCGTTTACGAAACCAGCGATTGTGACGCCTTTTCCACAGGTTTGGGCCTCCCGTATGCCCGACGCGACATTTTGTCCGGATGGCCACATACTCGATCTTTCGACAGACGCACATGACTTGATCATTCATGCCATGGGGTTGCATTGGGCGAACGATCCCGTCGGCCAATTGATCCAATGCCGACACGCCTTGAAATCTGACGGACTTTTGATTGTCGCAACTCTGGGCGGGCAGACGCTCGAAGAGTTGCGCAGCTGTCTCGGGCAAGCCGAAATTGCTCTGACGGGCGGGTTGTCGCCGCGCGTGGTACCGATGGGGGAAATCCGTGATCTGGGTGCACTCTTGCAGCGTGCGGGCCTTGCCCTGCCGGTGGCAGACGTCTTTAGCCTGACCGTCGAATATAATGATATGTGGCATTTGATGCGGGATTTGCGGGCGATGGGTGAAAGTAACGCGTTACAAGCAAGACAACGCCGATACACGTCCCGACAGGTTTTTGAACAGGCTTCCCAGCATTATTCTGAGCATTTCGCTGCGTCCGAAGAGCGAATCAAGGCGACGTTTGAAATGGTTTTTTTGACGGGTTGGGCCCCGGATGACAGCCAACAAAAACCATTGCGACCGGGATCAGCCAAACAGCGTCTCGCGGATGCGCTGGCGGTGCCGGAAACGCCTTTGTCTGATTGA